Genomic window (Mobula birostris isolate sMobBir1 chromosome 20, sMobBir1.hap1, whole genome shotgun sequence):
CTGCTAGAGTAACCTGTTTAAGACTCATTAAATCCGAAAAGGCATTGAACACTTTACATAGTcaaatttcctccacccactgtaatTCTATTTTATATACTGATAAATGATTGGTAAGTTGTTTATTTATCGTTACCTGTAGTTCAGGCACAACAAACAGCTACATCAACATTCATAGTTGACCTATACTTTGATTCTTCTGTAAGAATGGTAACAGATCATGATAATTTTGCTTCATAAACTGagaaccaacagactctcaggcataacagaatgctttgactttattAAACTGTGTAACCTGAGACCAACTAGTCATAGGGAGAAGATGGTGTTTCAGAGAACGTGACAGTGAGCATTTGCGTAATCCAACAATCCCATTTTCCCAGCGTGATAAGATCCCAACCTCCTAAAACTAAAAACACTCTTCCTGTGATTCTCCCAACAGTTCTCTTACACAACTGCAACAGGATGATCATTTCATTGTCCAGTCAACTTAATCCAGTGTGTTAACATTAACTGCAATCTCCAcaattgattagattagattggattagatcaactttattgccattgtgccgagtacagatgcaAAGCCAATGGGATGCAGttaacatctgaccagaaatgcaaagaagtgTTATTTTCAAAATAGCTgcaaataaaaaagtgctacagcacacaaatataacagtactgagacagtacaacatggatgtaatactgcttagcgctgagatgagaggttcagcagtgtcacagcctcagggaagaaggtcttcctgtgtctgctggtgcgggagtggaggctcctggagcgcctaccggatgggaggagagtaaaaagtccatagttagggtgagatgcatctttgataatgcttttcactctgcccaggcagcgtttatggtagatgttctcaacggtgagcaattgggtgccgataatccgctgggcagttttcaccacacgctggagtgctttgcggtccgaaaCGGTACAACTGCCATACGACACTAAGATACATTCGGTGattatgctctcaatggtacagtggtaaaagtccatcagtatcctgggacagaggtgagctttcttgatgctccacaggaaataaaggcgctgttgcgcctttttcatCAGGATGgcggagttcagggaccaggtgagatcctcggaaatgtggacaccaagcaATTTTAAGCTTGATACACGGTCCattacagttccgttgatgtagatggggatgtgagtgtgactcTTAGCATGCCTGGAGTCCACAATTATCTCCTTGGTctcctgggtgttaagggccagattgttgtcggcacaccatgagGCCATGTGCTGGACCTCGTCTCTGTAgcccgtctcgtcatcccctctgatcaggccaaccaccgtggtgtcatctgtgaagtcgattatggagttagaaccatgtagaggaacgcagtcataggtttcagtcgaagcaagcagctgggAAGAAgagagtgaagaaatcgggtaaaaaaaagtcattttttttaaacactgctcggggagaagggtctgcactgcgcaggcgcgtgacgtagcgtgccaaggtttaaaagcagaccaccatatacaacgGCCATCgccggagtggactgagtcagagtgggacggctttggctcaacaggcttcggcaagaacaggcagaggccggGGTAGGTTCTGGCAAGTTTCTTTGTTCAGATTGTTGGAGTAGAGAGAATggcaggcaggatgttggaatgctcctcttgcaggatgtgggaagtcagggagccctctggtgtcccggacaacgacacctgcaagaagtgcatccagctgcagctcctaacaaaccatgttagggaactggagcaggagctggataccTGCGGATCATTCAGGACAATGAGGAGAGTAGAGATAGtagctacagagaggtagttacgcctaaggagcagaggacaggaaattgggtcactatgaggcgagggaagaggaaagggcaggcagagcagggttcccctgtggccattcccctcaacaacaagtacaccgcattggatactgttgggggggatgacttacctgggactagctgcagtagccggatctgtggcactgagtctggctctgcagtgcagaagggagggtggaaaaagaggacagcggtagtgataggggactcgatagttagcggtgcagataggaggttctgtggtcgtgacagagaatccaggatggcttgttacctcccgggtgccagggtcaaggatgtctctcatcgcttgcatgacattccgaagtgggagggtgatcagccaaatgttgtggtgcacatcggtaccaatgacatagcaaggaagagtgaggaggtcctggagagtgagtatggagagcttggtaggaagttgaaaagcaggagctcaagggtggtaatctcaggattgctacctgtgctacgtgccagtgagggtaggaataggatgctctggaggatgaacaagtggctaagGAAAtgatgtagggggcagggtttcagatttcaggatcattgggacctcttctggggcaagtgggacctgtacaagagagacgggttacacttgaactacagggggaccaatatcctttcagggaggtttgttagtgcttttggggaggctttaaactagatttgcagggggataggaacgagagtgccagagctgacagtgtggctggggtgaaaataaatgttaaaagttcaagcaaatccgctaatagaaaggttgtgaatggtggtaaaaatattctgaggtgtatatatttcaatgctaggagtattgcggggaaggtggatgagttgagggcatggattaacacatggaattatgatgttatagcaattagtgaaacttggctacaggaggggcaggactggcagcttaatattccagggttccaatgtttcagatgtgatcgaggcagaggaatgaacggtgggggagtggcattgtttgttcgggaaaatattacagcagtgctctggcaggacagattagagggcttgtctactgagtccttatgggtggagctgagaaacaggaaaggtatggccagaTTAgggggattgtattacagaccacccaatagtcaacgagaattaaaagagcaaatctgcagagagatagcagacaactgcaggaaacataaagttgtggtggtaggggattttaattttccatacattgattgggactcccatacttttAGGGGTCTAGatagtttagagtttgtaaaatatgttcaggaaagttttccaaatcagtatatagaggaaccaactagaggggatgcattattggatctcctgtcaggaaacgagttaggatAGGTGACGGAAGTCTGTGCAGGGGAGAggtttggttccagtgatcataacaccattagtttcaacttgatcatggacaaggatagatctggtcctagtgttgaggttctgaactggaagaaggccaaatttgaagaaatgagaaaggatcgaaaaagtgtggattgggacaggttgttctctggcaaggatgtgattggtaggtgggaagccttaaaaggagaaattttgagagtgcagagtttgtatgttcctgtcaggattaaaagcaaaatgaataggaataaggaacgtTGGttgtcaagggatattgcaactctgataaagaagaagagggagttgtatgacatgtataggaaacagggagtaaataaggtgcttgaggagtataagaagtgcaagaaaatacttaagaaagaaatcaggagggctaaaagaagacatgaagtcgccttggcagtcaaagtgaaggataatccaaagagcttttacaggtatattaagagcaaaaggattgtaagggataaaattggtcctcttgaagatcagagtggtcttttatgtgtggaaccaaaggaaatgggggagatcttaaatcgcttttttgcgtctgtatttactaaggaagctggcattaagggaaacaagtagtgagatcatggaaactgtacagattgaaaaggtggaggtgcttgctgtcttgaggaaaattaaagtggataaatccccgggacctgacagggtgttcccttggactttgaaggagactagtgttgagattgcaggggccctggcagaaatatttaaaatgtcgctgtctacaggtgaggtgccggaggattggagagtggctcatgttgttccgttgtttaaaaaaggatcgaaaagtaatccgggaaattataggccggtgagtttaacgtcagtagtaggtaagttattggaaggagtactcagagacagaatctacaagcatttggatagacagggacttattagggagagtcaacatggctttgtgcgtggtaggtcatgtttgaccaatctattggtgtttttcaaggaggttaccaggaaagtggatgaagggaaggcagtggatattctctacatggacttcagtaaggcctttgacaaggtcccgcatgggaggttagttaggaaaattcagtcgctaggtctacatggagaggtggtaaattggattagacatttggctcaatggaagaagccaaagagtggtagtagagaattgcttctccgagtggaggcctgtgactagtggtgtgccacagggatcagtgctgggtccattgttatttgtcacctatatcaataatctggatgataatgtggtaaattggatcagcaaatttgctgatgattcaaagattggaggtgtagtagacagtgaggaaggttttcagagcctgcagagggacttggaacagctggaaaaatgggctga
Coding sequences:
- the LOC140185032 gene encoding uncharacterized protein, producing the protein MPDLMTLEAGRSLEPGPSEAGDWELRLGFRLQHRRVLNPFEGRAEETDGDSVICFSYTEGARPFPAEDRGLLSGLVPCCWETGAAPQRLPIDLRSSHRSPVQSEWLKSKGKQGTKLLASTETYDCVPLHGSNSIIDFTDDTTVVGLIRGDDETGYRDEVQHMASWCADNNLALNTQETKEIIVDSRHAKSHTHIPIYINGTVMDRVSSLKLLGVHISEDLTWSLNSAILMKKAQQRLYFLWSIKKAHLCPRILMDFYHCTIESIITECILVSYGSCTVSDRKALQRVVKTAQRIIGTQLLTVENIYHKRCLGRVKSIIKDASHPNYGLFTLLPSGRRSRSLHSRTSRHRKTFFPEAVTLLNLSSQR